From Qipengyuania psychrotolerans:
CCTGCCGCAGCAACAATGTCTGGGTGGCCAGGACATGTTCGACTTCGCTTGTGCCGATGCCGAATGCCAGCGCGCCAATGCCGCCATGCGCCGCAGTGTGGCTGTCCCCGCACACGATCGTTGCACCGGGCAACGAGAAGCCCTGCTCAGGCCCGACCACGTGGACGATGCCCTGTTCGGGAGCAACTGCGTCGATATAGCGAATGCCGAACTGCGGGGCATTGCTTTCCAGCGCTGCCAACTGGGCGGCGCTTTGCGCATCCTCGATCGGTAGGCGCGAACCATCGGGAGCCACGCGGGCCGTGGTCGGCACGTTGTGATCGGGCACGGCAAGCGTCAGGTCGGGGCGGCGAACCGTGCGGCCGCTAACCCGCAGCGCTTCGAATGCCTGCGGGCTGGTGACTTCGTGGACGAGGTGCCGGTCGATATAGAGCAGGCAGGTCCCATCGTCCTGCCGCTCGACAACATGGGCGTCCCAGATCTTCTCGTAGAGTGTGCGCGGTTTGCTTGCCATTTCGAGCGCAGGTTTGCGGCAGGAATGTCACTCGCGCAAAATGGCAAATCCAGAGTCTTCCCAAGTTAACCTTTCCCTGCTCTACTAACACTCATGTCAGCAAAACCATTCGCCTTTCCAATCAAAGTGATTCCCGCCGATATCGATTTCATGGGGCACGTGAACAACGCGCGCTATTTGAACTGGGTGCAGGATGCCGTGCTTGCGCACTGGAACAAGATCGCTCCCGCTGAAGAAGTGGCGAGCAAGGCGTGGGTCGCGCTGAAGCACGAAATCACTTATCGGCGCCCCGCGTTTCTCCATGACGATGTGATCGCGAGCACCGTTCTGGAAAAGGTGCAGGGCGCCCGCGCATTCTACTCGACAGTAATCCAGCGCGGCGAAGATGTTCTGGCCGAAGTGAAGAGCGCATGGTGCTGCATCGATTCCACGACACTGAGGCCGGCGCGCCTCCAGAAGGAAGTCGTCAAGTTCTTCTTCCCGGACTAGGCGCTCTTTCACAGGCCTTGCGGCACCTGTCGCTGGCGCGGTAGAAGGCGGCCATGGTCGCAGCCCGTAACATCAACCGATCCAAACCAGGCGCGAGCTGGCAGGCCTTTGTCGGCCTGCTGCTTGCCTCGGCGATATTTGGCGGCTGGCTTGCGATCCATCTTTTCGCGATGTTCGTATTCGAGCTTTCGTGGAGCACGCTGCCGCTCGCGGTCGCAATTGCGCTGTTACAGTGCTGGCTCTCGGTCGGGCTTTTCATTGTCAGCCATGACGCGATGCACGGCTCTCTGGTTCCGGGGGGCGGGCGGATCAACGGCGTGATCGGCGGCGCGCTACTGTTCCTGTATGCCGGTTTTGGCTGGCGCAAGATGCGCGATGCCCATTTCGCGCACCACAAGTCACCCGGGTCAGCCGACGATCCCGATTTCAGTGCCGATCATCCGACGCGGTTCTGGCCGTGGTATGCCACTTTCCTGAAGCGATATTTCGGCTGGCAATCCGCCCTGTTCGTCAGTTCCGTAGTGATCATCTACTGGCTCGTGCTGAACGTGCCGGTCGAAAAAATCGTCCTTCTCTACGGCGCTCCTGCTATCGCGTCATCGATCCAGCTGTTCTACTTCGGCACGTTCCGCCCCCATCGCCACGGTGAAGATTCGTTTGTGGATCGCCACAATGCGCGCAGCGATACCTTCGGGAGCCTTGCATCTCTCGCCAGCTGTTTCCATTTCGGGTATCATCACGAACATCATCTGGCACCGCATGTCCCTTGGTGGGGATTGCCTGCCGAACGCCGCAAGTCGTCGCAAACCGAGCTGCCGAAATGAGCCTGCCTGCTATCCTTCTCACGATATTCCTGTCCATCGTAGGGATGGAACTGTTTGCCTGGTGGGCGCACAAGTACGTCATGCATGGCTGGGGGTGGGGATGGCACCGCGACCATCACGAACCGCATGACCACAAGCTGGAAAAGAACGACCTGTATGCCGTGACGTTCGGCACGATAGTCTTCGCCATGTTTGCCATCGGCTATGTGTGGTCAGACCTGCTTTGGTGGACCGCCTTCGGCATCACTTGCTATGGGCTGATCTACACTTTCGTGCACGATGGCCTGGTCCATCAGCGTTATTTCCGGTGGGTGCCCAAGAAGGGTTATGCCAAGCGTTTGGTGCAGGCACACAAGCTGCACCATGCGACCATCGGCAAGGAAGGCGGGGTCAGCTTCGGTTTCGTCATCGCCCGCGATCCGGCCAAGTTGAAGGCGGAACTCAAACGGCAGAAAGCGGCTGGAATAGCCGTCGTACGCGAAAGCGCCGGAGCCTGAGGCCCCGGCGCTTCCAAGAATTCTTCAAATCGTCTGCTTACCGCGCGTAGTTCACGTAAAGTCCGTGGATCAGACCCGGAATAAACCCGAGCAGCGTCAGCACGAGATTGATCAGCGTGGTCTTGCCAAGCCCGTGCTTGGCTGCAACGCCGAGCGGGGGAAGCAGGATGGTCGCGATGAGAATGAGAATTGCCATTTGAGGATGTTCCTTTGGTCATCCCCCCGTCCGTATGGTGATTTAACGGACTGAATAACGGTGCGTTCCCGCATCGCGCCTATTCGTTGCGCGTGGCAATCCAGGTCCCGGCGATCACCAGGATCGCGATCGAGATGTAATACCACGGCTCGCCTAGCGTATACCAGGTGACCACAGCGCCGATACTCATGGCCCCAATCGCCGTGGTTTTCGCGCGCCGGCTTATCGCCCGCCTTTCGCGCCAATCGCGGACCTGCGGCCCCCACGACGGATGATCGAGGATTTTTTGCTCAAGCTCGGGGCTGGACCGCGCGAAGAAATAGACTGCCAGGAGCAGGAAGGGGACCGTCGGCATGATCGGCAGGAAGGCGCCGACAGCGCCAAGTCCGACGAACAGGAAGCCGCACGCTCGGTAGAAATGCCGGCGCATATTAAGCAGCGGCTATTCGCGCCGCATGCTCTTTCACCAGGCCGATCATATTGGGCACGCCCTGTGTCCGGTTGCTGGAGAGCTGGTTTTTGAGGTCGAAGGGTTCGAGCGCTGCAGTGATGTCCATCGACGCAACTTCTTCGGCCTGCTTGTCCTGGACGGCAGCGATGACCAGCGCGATTATGCCCTTGGTAATCGCAGCGTTGCTGTCAGCGAGGAAATGCAGCTTGCCCGCTTCGACTGTGGGATAAACCCAGACTGCGGCCGAACAACCGCGCACCAGCGTTGCATCAGTCTTGAGCGGGTCGGGCATGGGCTCCAGATCGCGGCCAAGTTCAATCAGCAGGCGATACCGTTCATCGCCTTCGAGAAAGTCATATTCTTCTGCAATATCGGAAAGTGTTCGCATGGCCGCGGGCTGTAGCCAGCAAGGGCGTCTGCGTCCATCGCGCTTATCCGGCGAGGCCACCGGGACGCGTGAATGCGAAATAGATCACGTAAAACCAGCTGAAGAAGCCCTGGATAATTGCCCAGACGATTGATTCGTGCTGGCTCCATGAGATTGCCACCGCAATGGCGCTGCCGAGGCCGATCCCGGCCTGCGCGGCACTGTTTGTCGCGCTCATAGATCCACTCCGCTGGCGATAGCTTCGAGCTTCTTGATCCGCTCGCGCAGGTCCGCCAGTTCGATACGAGCGGCGCCCATCGCGCTGCCGGTATCCTTTTGCGGTGCTTCCTCACGCTCCAGCTCGATCCGCTTCAATTCGATCCAGTCATGCCAGCCGCGCAACAAGGCAGCTGCTACGATGACGAGGCCGATAAGCGAGGCCGCGGCGATTATCACTGTCGGTTCGAACATTTCCCTCATGTCCTCCTTGAAACAGTCGGTTCCTACTTGCCTTTGTCGACCTGCTTATCGCGCAGGGCTTCGATTTCGGCGGCAATCCTCTGTGTCTCGCTGGCGTCGAGAGAATTGCCGTCGGTGGCGATCCTCTCCAACACCTTGATGCGTTCACGCAGGTCATCAAGTTCGCGCTGCGCTTCTTGGTCGGCCCCGTTATTTCCGAAGCTTTCATTGCCCATGAAATCACGGGTAATGCCTTTGTCGGAGCGGTATCGGGCCTTGAAGACCTCTGCGACTGCGAAGACCACGGCGATCATGAATATGGCAGTCCAGAAACTCACTGTGCAGTCTCCGGCATCCTGGTGCGATCCTCGATTGACTGAAGGTCGCGCAATTCCTCGATCTGCGATGCAAGCGCATGGTTGCTGTCGGTCGCGATGCGTTCGAGCACGCGGACGCGCTCTTCCATCTTGCTGTAATCGCCGTTGGCATAACGAGCCTGCTGTGCCTTTGCCTCGGCTTCACGCACCTTGAGCTCGGCGCGGCGCTCCTCGTGATTGACTTGGCGGCGATGGATCAGGATGCCTGTAGTCATCGCCAGTGCGACAAGGGTCAGGACGAAACCGAATATCAGGATAAGTTCCGGATCCATCAATTCGCTCCCTGTGTATCACGCAAGCGATCAATCTCGTTAGTCAGGTGATAACCGCTGTCAGTCACGATGCGCTCCACATTGCCAAGGCGATCCTTCAGCGAACCCAGTTCGGCGCGAAGTTCCGCGTTTTCCTGAGTGAGCAGCTTGACCCGTTCGACTGCCTGGTCGTTCTTGGGATAGACCGCCTTGCCCCAGCTGTTTTCAAGCGGGTAGCCGTTCTTGATCCGCATCCAGGTGGTGGTGATCCAGCCAAATGCTAGGATCGCAACACCGACGATGACGGTGATTTCGGTAATTGGAAAATCCATCATACTTTCTCCCGGTTGCCGATGTCGAGGGGAACCCCAGCGGCACTCTCATCGACCCGGCGCTGGTCGCGCAATGCCTCGATCTGGGTGGCTACGTCATAGCCCCTGTCGGTAATGATGCGCTCCAGCACCTGTACGCGGTCATCGATCTGCTGCATCTTGCTGGCATACTGCGCTGCCTGTTCGGCGGTTGCTTGTGCAGTTGTCCGGATGTTCATCTCGGCAAGCTTCTGCTGGTGCTTGGTCCAGATCGCCACGATCGGGATCATCAGCGCGATGATCGGAATGAATACTCCTATTATGCCCGCATCCATCGTCTTTCCCCTCTTGTTGGTTGATTAGCGCAGGCGCTCGATTTCGGCGTTCAAGCGCGGATTGCTGCTGACATAGAAGGTTTCAACGTCGGCCAGGCGGCGATCAATGTCCTTCATGCGGCCGCGGATTTCGCGGGCTGTCCGCTTCGGGCTCTGGCGAACACGCTGCCAATAGCGCTGCTCTTCCGGTTCGGAGTACAGATGAGCGGGCTTCTTGTTCAACAGGATCCCGGCAATGAAGTAGAACGGGATGGTCGAACCGCCGGTCATGAATGTCAGGCCAAGGAACCCGAGGCGCACCCAGAAAGCGTTGACGCCGGTATAGTCCGCGATGCCCGAGCAAACGCCCATCAGTTTGGCATTCTGCTTGTCACGATAGAGAGTGGTGCGGGGGGAGTTCACTTTGCTGCTCCTTTTTTCTCGGCGATCAGCTGTTCGAGTTCGCGCAGCTGTTCATTGTCCTTCTCGCTGTCATGCACGAGGCGGGCGGGGCGGAATTCGGGGTTGTCGGAAGCGACCAGGCGCTCGACCGTATCCATCCGGTCATCGAGGCGCTTGGCGAGGTTGTAGAGTTCCTCGAGCAAGGCTTCGTCATCGGTGGTGATCGTGGCGGAAGTCTTCCACTTGGTAATGTAGTGGAGGATGATCCACGGCAGCGCGATAAAGATCGCTACGATTGCAAAAATTTCGTCCACGGATCAGTCCTCCTTCTTGGCGTCGGACTTGCCGAGCGCCTTTTTCATCTGCTCGAGTTCGTCGTCGATTGCATCGGCGCCTTCGAGCGCGGCAATCTCGTCGGACAGGCTGGGCTGCTTGCTGCCATCGGAGATGGACAGCGCTTCGGCGCGGCCTTCGGCGTAATCTACGCGGCGTTCCAGCTGGTCGAAGCGGCTCAGCGCATCATCGACACGGTCTTCAGTCATCAGGCTGCGCAGCTTGACGCGGTTCTCGGCGCTTTCGAGACGCGCAGCGATGGCGGTCTGGCGGCTGCGAGCTTCGCGCAGGCGGTTCTGCAGCTTCTGGATGTCCTGCTCATAGGCACGCAGCGCATCATCGAGCACTGCGATTTCCTGTTTGAGCTGTTCCGACATGCCGGAAGCTTTCTTCTTTTCGACCAGTGCGGCGCGGGCCAGGTCTTCGCGGTCCTTCGACAGGGCGAGCTGGGCCTTTTCGCCCCAATCGGCTTCAAGCTTGTCCAGCTTGATTGTGTGGCGGTGCATTTCTTTCTGGTCGGCAATGGTGCGCGCCGCGCTGGCACGGACTTCGACCAGCGTTTCTTCCATCTCGAGGATGATCATGCGGATCATCTTCTGAGGGTCGTCCGCCTTGTCCAACATGTCGTTGAAGTTCGCGGCGACGATATCACGGGTTCGGCTAAAAATGCCCATCAAGGGTGCTCCGGTTGAAAAGAACTCACTGATCTTTGTATTCACTGCGTCGGGATTGGTCCAATCGCGCGCCCGCTGGGCTTCGCGATCGATCCGCGCCAGGCGGACGCCGTGCGGTTTATGGGGGCGGGCCGGAGCGCGGGGACTATCGGGAGTATTCCGCTCCGGCCCTAGGGGTGTCTTGTCGGTCACGCGATTTCGACCTGCTCGTACGAAGCGAGTGTCTGGACCGGGGTTGTCACCGCAACTTGCGAACTAAGCACGACAAAGGCGGTCATCGCAGCGATGCTGGCGAGTGCGGCTTGTCCGAGCTGGGTCTGAAAGAATTTGCGGGTGTACATGGTTGTCCTCCCTGGACGACGTTGGCGTTGTTGTCCTGTGTTCAGCAAACAGCGTGCCAAACTCGAAAAACGGGAGAAATCCGAGACAATCCGCAAGTTTCCCAGTGTTACATCATGGCGCCTATTGCCAACCATTGGTGAAAATCACTATATATTGGCCATGGAGAGGGAAAATCAGTTTATCGGGCAGTCCGGCGCATTCCTCGACGCGGTCGAGCGGACCAGCCGTGCAGCCCCCATGCGGCGGCCGGTCCTGGTGATCGGAGAGCGCGGAACGGGCAAGGAACTCATTGCAGAACGTCTGCACCGTCTTTCAACCCGGTGGGACGAGGCGCTCGTCACCATGAACTGTGCCGCGCTACCCGAAACCCTCATTGAAGCCGAATTATTCGGTCATGAGGCGGGTGCCTTCACAGGCGCTACCAAAACCCGCGCTGGAAGGTTTGAAGAAGCCGACAGGGGTACGCTATTCCTCGACGAACTGGGTACATTGTCGATGGGCGCACAAGAGCGCCTGCTGCGGGCTGTCGAATATGGCGAGGTGACGCGGATTGGCTCGTCCCGTCCGATGCGGGTCGATGTGCGGATCGTGGCGGCAACCAATGAAGACCTGCCCGCCAAGGCGGAGCGCGGCGAGTTTCGGGCCGATTTGCTCGACCGTCTAAGTTTTGAAGTCATCACTCTTCCTCCGCTACGTGTGCGAGAAGGCGATATCGCCGTGCTCGCTGATTACTTTGGCCGGCGCATGGGCGCTGAACTCGGCTGGGAGCGTTGGCCCGGCTTCAGCGATCATGTGAACGAGGAGCTGGAGAACCACCCATGGCCCGGCAACGTGCGTGAATTGCGCAATGTCGTGGAGCGGGCGGTCTACCGCTGGGACAATTGGGAGAGCCCCATCGGTCATGCCCAGTTCGATCCGTTCGACAGTCCGTGGAAGCCGGTCTCGCCGCCCACGCCGCAGTCGCGGCCCCAGGCTCCTGCAGCCGCCGCTTCTGAAGGCGCGCAGCCCGATCTGGATGGCATTGATGATTTGCGGGCAGCGGTCGACGCTCATGAGCGAAAGATCGTCGAGCATTGCCTGGGCAAGCATCGCTGGAACCAGCGCCAGACCGCCAAGGCGCTCGGGCTGAGCTACGATCAGCTTCGCCATGCGATCAAGAAGCACGGGCTGGCCGACGACAGCTAGTCCGGCGTTTTTCGGACTGTCTCATTCCTGCAACTTGTCGTGGGATTCCCTGCAATGGCTATTGCCGCGCACAGGATGTGCGGTATGTCTGCCGCAGGGATTGGGAAATCTACATCAATGGTGACGGTAAGCACCCGGGTCGCAGGGTACCGTGCAGTTTTGGCAGTTCTGGCGCTGTTCGCATCAATTGCGGCGGTGTTTTCGTTCGCGCCTGCACGTGCGCAGGTCGTGCCTTCTGTGCTGGAAGATATCCGGCTGGTCTCGGAAGACGAAGGCGCGGCGACCTTCATGCTGCGTTTCTCACCCTCAGAACCGCGCGTTGCGACTATCGATACCAATCCCACCCGCCCGGAACTGGTGATGGC
This genomic window contains:
- a CDS encoding acyl-CoA thioesterase — protein: MSAKPFAFPIKVIPADIDFMGHVNNARYLNWVQDAVLAHWNKIAPAEEVASKAWVALKHEITYRRPAFLHDDVIASTVLEKVQGARAFYSTVIQRGEDVLAEVKSAWCCIDSTTLRPARLQKEVVKFFFPD
- a CDS encoding fatty acid desaturase encodes the protein MVAARNINRSKPGASWQAFVGLLLASAIFGGWLAIHLFAMFVFELSWSTLPLAVAIALLQCWLSVGLFIVSHDAMHGSLVPGGGRINGVIGGALLFLYAGFGWRKMRDAHFAHHKSPGSADDPDFSADHPTRFWPWYATFLKRYFGWQSALFVSSVVIIYWLVLNVPVEKIVLLYGAPAIASSIQLFYFGTFRPHRHGEDSFVDRHNARSDTFGSLASLASCFHFGYHHEHHLAPHVPWWGLPAERRKSSQTELPK
- a CDS encoding sterol desaturase family protein, coding for MSLPAILLTIFLSIVGMELFAWWAHKYVMHGWGWGWHRDHHEPHDHKLEKNDLYAVTFGTIVFAMFAIGYVWSDLLWWTAFGITCYGLIYTFVHDGLVHQRYFRWVPKKGYAKRLVQAHKLHHATIGKEGGVSFGFVIARDPAKLKAELKRQKAAGIAVVRESAGA
- a CDS encoding YqaE/Pmp3 family membrane protein; translation: MAILILIATILLPPLGVAAKHGLGKTTLINLVLTLLGFIPGLIHGLYVNYAR
- a CDS encoding YbaN family protein, encoding MRRHFYRACGFLFVGLGAVGAFLPIMPTVPFLLLAVYFFARSSPELEQKILDHPSWGPQVRDWRERRAISRRAKTTAIGAMSIGAVVTWYTLGEPWYYISIAILVIAGTWIATRNE
- a CDS encoding SufE family protein; the encoded protein is MRTLSDIAEEYDFLEGDERYRLLIELGRDLEPMPDPLKTDATLVRGCSAAVWVYPTVEAGKLHFLADSNAAITKGIIALVIAAVQDKQAEEVASMDITAALEPFDLKNQLSSNRTQGVPNMIGLVKEHAARIAAA
- the pspC gene encoding envelope stress response membrane protein PspC, which translates into the protein MNSPRTTLYRDKQNAKLMGVCSGIADYTGVNAFWVRLGFLGLTFMTGGSTIPFYFIAGILLNKKPAHLYSEPEEQRYWQRVRQSPKRTAREIRGRMKDIDRRLADVETFYVSSNPRLNAEIERLR
- the pspB gene encoding envelope stress response membrane protein PspB, whose amino-acid sequence is MDEIFAIVAIFIALPWIILHYITKWKTSATITTDDEALLEELYNLAKRLDDRMDTVERLVASDNPEFRPARLVHDSEKDNEQLRELEQLIAEKKGAAK
- the pspA gene encoding phage shock protein PspA; this translates as MARIDREAQRARDWTNPDAVNTKISEFFSTGAPLMGIFSRTRDIVAANFNDMLDKADDPQKMIRMIILEMEETLVEVRASAARTIADQKEMHRHTIKLDKLEADWGEKAQLALSKDREDLARAALVEKKKASGMSEQLKQEIAVLDDALRAYEQDIQKLQNRLREARSRQTAIAARLESAENRVKLRSLMTEDRVDDALSRFDQLERRVDYAEGRAEALSISDGSKQPSLSDEIAALEGADAIDDELEQMKKALGKSDAKKED
- the pspF gene encoding phage shock protein operon transcriptional activator, with product MERENQFIGQSGAFLDAVERTSRAAPMRRPVLVIGERGTGKELIAERLHRLSTRWDEALVTMNCAALPETLIEAELFGHEAGAFTGATKTRAGRFEEADRGTLFLDELGTLSMGAQERLLRAVEYGEVTRIGSSRPMRVDVRIVAATNEDLPAKAERGEFRADLLDRLSFEVITLPPLRVREGDIAVLADYFGRRMGAELGWERWPGFSDHVNEELENHPWPGNVRELRNVVERAVYRWDNWESPIGHAQFDPFDSPWKPVSPPTPQSRPQAPAAAASEGAQPDLDGIDDLRAAVDAHERKIVEHCLGKHRWNQRQTAKALGLSYDQLRHAIKKHGLADDS